One Brassica napus cultivar Da-Ae chromosome A1, Da-Ae, whole genome shotgun sequence genomic region harbors:
- the LOC106431126 gene encoding oil body-associated protein 2B isoform X1 yields MASSDKVPVACPASTGEGKEPMGDPTKTTTAMLDKGTAMLQSMKPIKQMSLHVCSFACYSHDPGRQIEVHMYGHRVNQDFLQCAVYDSNSSKAHLIGIEYIVSEKLFQSLSPDEQKLWHSHDYEIQMALLVTPRVPELVAKPELKNLAKSYGKFWCTWQIDRGDRLPLGAPSLMVSPQDVSLGRIKPELVKKRDEEHGISTESLKPSREGICGPEKKNLIADYWVRFRTGFAIDVVETDMKRTAPFP; encoded by the exons ATGGCGTCAAGTGATAAAGTTCCGGTGGCGTGTCCGGCAAGCACCGGAGAAGGTAAGGAGCCTATGGGAGATCCGACGAAGACCACAACGGCAATGTTAGACAAAGGAACGGCTATGTTGCAGTCTATGAAACCGATCAAACAAATGAGTCTACATGTGTGTTCATTCGCTTGCTATAGTCACGATCCTGGCCGTCAGATCGAGGTTCATATGTACGGTCACCGTGTAAACCAAGACTTTCTCCAATGTGCTGTCTACGATTCCAATTCCTCTAAGGCTCATCTCATCG GGATCGAATATATAGTGTCAGAGAAGTTATTCCAAAGTCTCTCACCCGATGAACAAAAGCTTTGGCACTCGCATGACTACGAG ATCCAAATGGCTCTTCTAGTAACTCCAAGGGTCCCAGAGCTCGTTGCGAAGCCGGAGCTTAAGAATCTTGCCAAATCTTACGGAAAATTTTGGTGTACATGGCAAATCGATCGTG GAGATAGATTACCACTAGGTGCACCATCATTAATGGTTTCGCCACAAGACGTGAGTCTCGGGAGGATAAAACCGGAGCTGGTGaaaaagagagatgaagaaCATGGAATTTCGACGGAATCGTTGAAGCCGTCACGGGAAGGGATTTGCGGACCGGAGAAAAAGAATCTGATTGCTGATTATTGGGTTCGGTTTAGGACAGGCTTTGCGATTGATGTTGTTGAGACAGATATGAAGAGGACAGCTCCCTTCCCGTGA
- the LOC106431126 gene encoding oil body-associated protein 2B isoform X2 produces MASSDKVPVACPASTGEGKEPMGDPTKTTTAMLDKGTAMLQSMKPIKQMSLHVCSFACYSHDPGRQIEVHMYGHRVNQDFLQCAVYDSNSSKAHLIGIEYIVSEKLFQSLSPDEQKLWHSHDYEIQMALLVTPRVPELVAKPELKNLAKSYGKFWCTWQIDRDRLPLGAPSLMVSPQDVSLGRIKPELVKKRDEEHGISTESLKPSREGICGPEKKNLIADYWVRFRTGFAIDVVETDMKRTAPFP; encoded by the exons ATGGCGTCAAGTGATAAAGTTCCGGTGGCGTGTCCGGCAAGCACCGGAGAAGGTAAGGAGCCTATGGGAGATCCGACGAAGACCACAACGGCAATGTTAGACAAAGGAACGGCTATGTTGCAGTCTATGAAACCGATCAAACAAATGAGTCTACATGTGTGTTCATTCGCTTGCTATAGTCACGATCCTGGCCGTCAGATCGAGGTTCATATGTACGGTCACCGTGTAAACCAAGACTTTCTCCAATGTGCTGTCTACGATTCCAATTCCTCTAAGGCTCATCTCATCG GGATCGAATATATAGTGTCAGAGAAGTTATTCCAAAGTCTCTCACCCGATGAACAAAAGCTTTGGCACTCGCATGACTACGAG ATCCAAATGGCTCTTCTAGTAACTCCAAGGGTCCCAGAGCTCGTTGCGAAGCCGGAGCTTAAGAATCTTGCCAAATCTTACGGAAAATTTTGGTGTACATGGCAAATCGATC GAGATAGATTACCACTAGGTGCACCATCATTAATGGTTTCGCCACAAGACGTGAGTCTCGGGAGGATAAAACCGGAGCTGGTGaaaaagagagatgaagaaCATGGAATTTCGACGGAATCGTTGAAGCCGTCACGGGAAGGGATTTGCGGACCGGAGAAAAAGAATCTGATTGCTGATTATTGGGTTCGGTTTAGGACAGGCTTTGCGATTGATGTTGTTGAGACAGATATGAAGAGGACAGCTCCCTTCCCGTGA
- the LOC106431217 gene encoding cyclic phosphodiesterase isoform X1 — translation MKHKVSKRVISLKWVTFICISFFVLGAIFTSNFRSWEPSSDSGSQLISQRGRDHELQIVSDDCAHKKRLRLDCKVNGIMEEVKKKKDVYSVWALPDDETEPRFRKLMEALRSEFSGPRFDPHVTVVGATSLTAEEAKKMFESACDGLKAYTATVDRVSTGTFFYQCVFLLLKSTPEVMKAGEHCKNHFKCSTTTPYMPHLSLLYAELDEEGKKKAREKAYTLDNSLDGLSFRLNRLALCKTDTEDKTLESWEKVAVCNLGP, via the exons ATGAAGCACAAAGTCTCCAAGAGAGTAATCTCTCTCAAATGGGTTACGTTCATCTGCATCTCCTTCTTCGTCCTCGGAGCAATCTTCACCTCAAA TTTCAGGTCATGGGAGCCGTCGTCTGATTCCGGAAGCCAACTAATCTCACAGCGCGGTCGTGATCATGAACTCCAGATTGTATCAGACGATTGTGCTCATAAGAAA CGTTTGCGTCTGGATTGCAAAGTCAACGGAATCATGGaagaggtgaagaagaagaaggacgtATACTCGGTGTGGGCATTGCCGGACGATGAAACGGAGCCGCGGTTCAGAAAGCTAATGGAAGCTCTGAGATCCGAGTTCTCTGGCCCAAGATTCGATCCTCACGTCACCGTCGTCGGAGCCACGAGTCTGACGGCAGAAGAGGCGAAGAAGATGTTCGAATCAGCTTGTGACGGTCTGAAAGCTTACACCGCTACGGTAGATCGCGTCTCCACCGGAACTTTCTTCTACCAATGCGTTTTCTTGCTTCTCAAATCCACCCCTGAG GTCATGAAAGCTGGTGAGCACTGTAAGAACCATTTCAAGTGTTCCACTACCACAC CTTACATGCCGCATCTGAGTCTGCTTTACGCCGAGTTAGATGAAGAAGGGAAGAAGAAAGCGCGGGAGAAAGCTTACACACTCGATAACAGCCTCGATGGACTGAGTTTCCGGTTAAACCGACTTGCTCTCTGCAAGACCGATACAGAAGATAAGACTCTCGAGTCATGGGAGAAAGTGGCTGTGTGTAATCTCGGTCCTTGa
- the LOC106431217 gene encoding cyclic phosphodiesterase isoform X2, with the protein MKHKVSKRVISLKWVTFICISFFVLGAIFTSKSWEPSSDSGSQLISQRGRDHELQIVSDDCAHKKRLRLDCKVNGIMEEVKKKKDVYSVWALPDDETEPRFRKLMEALRSEFSGPRFDPHVTVVGATSLTAEEAKKMFESACDGLKAYTATVDRVSTGTFFYQCVFLLLKSTPEVMKAGEHCKNHFKCSTTTPYMPHLSLLYAELDEEGKKKAREKAYTLDNSLDGLSFRLNRLALCKTDTEDKTLESWEKVAVCNLGP; encoded by the exons ATGAAGCACAAAGTCTCCAAGAGAGTAATCTCTCTCAAATGGGTTACGTTCATCTGCATCTCCTTCTTCGTCCTCGGAGCAATCTTCACCTCAAA GTCATGGGAGCCGTCGTCTGATTCCGGAAGCCAACTAATCTCACAGCGCGGTCGTGATCATGAACTCCAGATTGTATCAGACGATTGTGCTCATAAGAAA CGTTTGCGTCTGGATTGCAAAGTCAACGGAATCATGGaagaggtgaagaagaagaaggacgtATACTCGGTGTGGGCATTGCCGGACGATGAAACGGAGCCGCGGTTCAGAAAGCTAATGGAAGCTCTGAGATCCGAGTTCTCTGGCCCAAGATTCGATCCTCACGTCACCGTCGTCGGAGCCACGAGTCTGACGGCAGAAGAGGCGAAGAAGATGTTCGAATCAGCTTGTGACGGTCTGAAAGCTTACACCGCTACGGTAGATCGCGTCTCCACCGGAACTTTCTTCTACCAATGCGTTTTCTTGCTTCTCAAATCCACCCCTGAG GTCATGAAAGCTGGTGAGCACTGTAAGAACCATTTCAAGTGTTCCACTACCACAC CTTACATGCCGCATCTGAGTCTGCTTTACGCCGAGTTAGATGAAGAAGGGAAGAAGAAAGCGCGGGAGAAAGCTTACACACTCGATAACAGCCTCGATGGACTGAGTTTCCGGTTAAACCGACTTGCTCTCTGCAAGACCGATACAGAAGATAAGACTCTCGAGTCATGGGAGAAAGTGGCTGTGTGTAATCTCGGTCCTTGa
- the LOC106431217 gene encoding cyclic phosphodiesterase isoform X3 gives MNSRLYQTIVLIRKYASLIQFQLRRLRLDCKVNGIMEEVKKKKDVYSVWALPDDETEPRFRKLMEALRSEFSGPRFDPHVTVVGATSLTAEEAKKMFESACDGLKAYTATVDRVSTGTFFYQCVFLLLKSTPEVMKAGEHCKNHFKCSTTTPYMPHLSLLYAELDEEGKKKAREKAYTLDNSLDGLSFRLNRLALCKTDTEDKTLESWEKVAVCNLGP, from the exons ATGAACTCCAGATTGTATCAGACGATTGTGCTCATAAGAAAGTATGCTTCTTTGATTCAATTTCAGTTAAGA CGTTTGCGTCTGGATTGCAAAGTCAACGGAATCATGGaagaggtgaagaagaagaaggacgtATACTCGGTGTGGGCATTGCCGGACGATGAAACGGAGCCGCGGTTCAGAAAGCTAATGGAAGCTCTGAGATCCGAGTTCTCTGGCCCAAGATTCGATCCTCACGTCACCGTCGTCGGAGCCACGAGTCTGACGGCAGAAGAGGCGAAGAAGATGTTCGAATCAGCTTGTGACGGTCTGAAAGCTTACACCGCTACGGTAGATCGCGTCTCCACCGGAACTTTCTTCTACCAATGCGTTTTCTTGCTTCTCAAATCCACCCCTGAG GTCATGAAAGCTGGTGAGCACTGTAAGAACCATTTCAAGTGTTCCACTACCACAC CTTACATGCCGCATCTGAGTCTGCTTTACGCCGAGTTAGATGAAGAAGGGAAGAAGAAAGCGCGGGAGAAAGCTTACACACTCGATAACAGCCTCGATGGACTGAGTTTCCGGTTAAACCGACTTGCTCTCTGCAAGACCGATACAGAAGATAAGACTCTCGAGTCATGGGAGAAAGTGGCTGTGTGTAATCTCGGTCCTTGa
- the LOC106431413 gene encoding integrin-linked protein kinase 1, protein MEDDYKTPRFTIGRQSSMAPEKIPEPSIHSEEEVLEDGEEIDGGVRLMYLCNEGDVEGIKELLDSGIDANYRDIDDRTALHVAACQGLKDVVEILLDRGADVDPKDRWGSTPLADAIFYKNVDVIKILETHGAKHPMAPMHVKTPREVPEYEINPSELDFTQSKEITKGTYCMAMWRGIQVAVKKLDDKVLSDDDQVRKFHDELALLQRLRHPNIVQFLGAVTQSNPMMIVTEYLPRGDLRELLKRKVQLKPATAVRYALDIARGMSYLHEIKGDPIIHRDLEPSNILRDDTGHLKVADFGVSKLVTVKEDKPFTCLDTSCRYIAPEVFTSEEYDTKADVFSFALIVQEMIEGRMPFAEKEDSEASEAYASKERPLFKAPSKLYPHGLKTLIEECWQDKPAKRPTFREIIKRLESILHHMGHKRQWRMRPLTCFQNFEHKKKHNWDMSSHDGSSSGSHL, encoded by the exons ATGGAAGATGATTACAAAACGCCGCGTTTTACGATTGGTCGGCAGTCGTCGATGGCGCCGGAGAAGATCCCGGAGCCGTCGATTCACTCGGAGGAGGAAGTGCTGGAGGACGGAGAGGAGATCGACGGCGGTGTGAGGCTTATGTATCTGTGTAACGAAGGCGACGTCGAAGGGATCAAGGAGCTTCTCGATTCAGGGATCGATGCTAATTACAGAGACATTGATGATCGGACTGCTCTCCACGTGGCGGCTTGTCAGGGGTTGAAGGATGTCGTCGAGATTCTTCTCGATCGGGGAGCAGATGTTGATCCTAAAGATCGTTGGGGAAGCACG CCACTTGCAGATGCGATATTCTACAAGAACGTTGATGTAATCAAGATTctcgagactcatggagctaaACATCCT ATGGCTCCAATGCATGTGAAGACTCCTCGTGAGGTTCCTGAATATGAAATCAATCCTAGTGAGCTTGATTTCACTCAAAGCAAAGAGATAAcaaag GGAACTTACTGTATGGCAATGTGGCGTGGGATTCAAGTCGCGGTGAAAAAGCTCGATGATAAAGTTTTAAGCGATGATGATCAAGT GAGGAAGTTCCATGACGAGCTTGCGTTGCTCCAAAGGCTAAGGCATCCAAACATTGTTCAGTTTCTTGGTGCTGTAACTCAAAGCAATCCTATGATGATTGTTACTGAATACTTGCCTAGG GGAGATTTGCGTGAGTTGCTCAAAAGGAAAGTACAACTAAAACCAGCAACTGCTGTTAGATACGCCCTTGACATTGCAAG GGGAATGAGCTATCTTCATGAGATCAAAGGAGACCCTATCATCCACCGCGATCTTGAACCTTC AAACATATTGAGGGATGATACAGGGCATCTGAAAGTTGCCGACTTTGGAGTTAGCAAGCTTGTTACTGTTAAAGAAGACAAGCCTTTCACATGTTTAGACACTTCTT GTAGATATATTGCTCCTGAAGTTTTCACTAGCGAAGAATACGACACAAAAGCTGATGTTTTTTCCTTTGCTTTGATCGTTCAAGAG ATGATAGAAGGAAGAATGCCCTTTGCTGAAAAGGAAGACAGTGAAGCTTCAGAAGCTTATGCTAGCAAAGAGCGGCCATTGTTCAAAGCTCCATCAAAGCTTTACCCTCATGGACTTAAAAC GTTGATAGAAGAATGCTGGCAAGATAAACCGGCCAAGCGACCTACTTTCAGAGAGATCATTAAAAGACTTGAGTCTATTCTTCATCATATGGGCCACAAGCGACAGTGGAGG ATGAGGCCATTGACATGCTTTCAGAATTTCGAGCACAAGAAGAAACATAATTGGGATATGAGCAGCCATGACGGCTCATCATCCGGTTCACATTTGTGA